In Clupea harengus chromosome 13, Ch_v2.0.2, whole genome shotgun sequence, one DNA window encodes the following:
- the LOC116223266 gene encoding uncharacterized protein LOC116223266 isoform X1, which yields MKKILELGEQGGISDYITLEDIRTFLQTNEPPRHDELQQQHNGLGQPRRSTKKKMIKENDTLLKGGKLPKIMVQQTLSVQDRAWLHLCELEIKHELNRSRYQREIQDKRSRREKIIMDRRVAAQQAEINKLTKTLGDLEKMRVKNEDRTKYLDQKFFKSTAKTSQKEPLQRWPTLRRLAPLPAKAGFLNRYEWTGADLPIINHLGGVSVSYKNPALPGFMKPGNTLSVASTDTRYPKLPSLGKANEKASNTRRLYWTT from the exons ATGAAAAAAATTCTTGAGCTGGGAGAGCAGGGTGGGATTTCAGATTACATTACTCTGGAAGATATCAGAACCTTTTTACAAACGAATGAGCCTCCAAGACATGATgaactacagcagcagcataaTGGACTGGG ACAACCACGAAGATCCACTAAGAAGAAGATGATCAAAGAGAATGATACACTCCTGAAGGGAGGAAAACTTCCTAAAATAATG GTACAGCAGACCTTGAGTGTGCAAGACAGAGCATGGCTACACCTTTGTGAACTTGAAATAAAACACGAGTTGAATAGGAGCAGATACCAAAGAGAAATTCAGGACAAAAGGAGCCGAAGG GAAAAGATCATTATGGACCGCAGGGTTGCGGCACAGCAGGCAGAAATTAACAAATTGACGAAAACCCTAGGGGATTTGGAGAAGATGAGGGTAAAGAATGAGGATCGAACAAAATATCTGGATCAAAAATTCTTTAAATCAACAG CTAAAACATCACAGAAAGAACCTTTGCAGAGGTGGCCCACATTGAGACGCCTTGCTCCTCTACCAGCCAAAGCAGGGTTTTTGAATAGATATGAATGGACAG gtgctGATTTGCCCATAATCAACCACCTGGGAGGCGTGTCCGTGTCCTATAAAAACCCTGCACTTCCTGGATTCATGAAACCAGGGAACACACTGTCTGTAGCCTCAACTGACACAAGATATCCAAAATTGCCTAGTCTTGGCAAGGCCAACGAGAAGGCTAGTAATACTAGAAGGCTATACTGGACCACTTAA
- the LOC116223266 gene encoding uncharacterized protein LOC116223266 isoform X2, with protein MKKILELGEQGGISDYITLEDIRTFLQTNEPPRHDELQQQHNGLGQPRRSTKKKMIKENDTLLKGGKLPKIMEKIIMDRRVAAQQAEINKLTKTLGDLEKMRVKNEDRTKYLDQKFFKSTAKTSQKEPLQRWPTLRRLAPLPAKAGFLNRYEWTGADLPIINHLGGVSVSYKNPALPGFMKPGNTLSVASTDTRYPKLPSLGKANEKASNTRRLYWTT; from the exons ATGAAAAAAATTCTTGAGCTGGGAGAGCAGGGTGGGATTTCAGATTACATTACTCTGGAAGATATCAGAACCTTTTTACAAACGAATGAGCCTCCAAGACATGATgaactacagcagcagcataaTGGACTGGG ACAACCACGAAGATCCACTAAGAAGAAGATGATCAAAGAGAATGATACACTCCTGAAGGGAGGAAAACTTCCTAAAATAATG GAAAAGATCATTATGGACCGCAGGGTTGCGGCACAGCAGGCAGAAATTAACAAATTGACGAAAACCCTAGGGGATTTGGAGAAGATGAGGGTAAAGAATGAGGATCGAACAAAATATCTGGATCAAAAATTCTTTAAATCAACAG CTAAAACATCACAGAAAGAACCTTTGCAGAGGTGGCCCACATTGAGACGCCTTGCTCCTCTACCAGCCAAAGCAGGGTTTTTGAATAGATATGAATGGACAG gtgctGATTTGCCCATAATCAACCACCTGGGAGGCGTGTCCGTGTCCTATAAAAACCCTGCACTTCCTGGATTCATGAAACCAGGGAACACACTGTCTGTAGCCTCAACTGACACAAGATATCCAAAATTGCCTAGTCTTGGCAAGGCCAACGAGAAGGCTAGTAATACTAGAAGGCTATACTGGACCACTTAA